The following proteins are co-located in the Blastopirellula marina genome:
- a CDS encoding transposase, with protein MPRRRFTPEQIIQHLREAEVLLSQDKTIAQACKAIGVTEQ; from the coding sequence ATGCCTAGAAGAAGATTCACGCCGGAGCAGATTATCCAGCATCTCCGCGAAGCGGAGGTGCTTCTTTCTCAGGACAAGACGATTGCCCAGGCCTGCAAGGCGATCGGTGTCACGGAGCAG